One stretch of Muribaculum intestinale DNA includes these proteins:
- the hisG gene encoding ATP phosphoribosyltransferase has product MEKRLRIAVQSKGRLYDETMALFAEAGIKLTAVKRTLLVPSRNFPVEFLFLRDDDIPGTVADGTADLGIVGLNEVLEKGSAVDVVKELGFSRCRLSLAIPQHIEYNGLQWFNGRRIATSYPVILRKFLNENGIRADIHVISGSVEIAPGIGLADAIFDIVSSGSTLVSNNLEEVHSVVESQAVLIKGAGVTLSDDKAAILDELLFRFEAVKAAEGRKYILMNVPRQKLDEVLAILPGMKSPTVLPLANADWCSVHSVLDEKMFWQIVSRLKSAGAEGILALDIEKMIL; this is encoded by the coding sequence ATGGAAAAGAGATTACGTATAGCCGTGCAGTCAAAAGGTCGCCTGTATGATGAGACAATGGCGCTGTTTGCCGAAGCCGGAATCAAACTGACAGCTGTCAAGCGCACGTTGCTTGTGCCCTCTCGAAATTTCCCTGTTGAATTTCTGTTTCTGCGTGATGATGATATCCCCGGCACTGTAGCTGACGGGACTGCCGATCTCGGCATTGTCGGGCTCAATGAAGTGCTCGAAAAGGGGAGTGCTGTCGACGTGGTCAAGGAGCTTGGTTTCAGTCGTTGCCGCCTTTCGCTCGCGATACCACAGCATATTGAGTATAATGGACTCCAATGGTTCAACGGACGCAGGATTGCTACATCATATCCTGTAATACTGCGCAAATTCCTAAACGAAAACGGTATACGCGCGGATATTCATGTCATTAGCGGCTCTGTGGAGATTGCTCCCGGTATCGGTCTGGCCGACGCTATTTTCGATATCGTTTCTTCCGGTTCAACTCTTGTCAGCAACAATCTTGAGGAAGTACACTCCGTAGTTGAGTCGCAGGCTGTGCTGATAAAGGGCGCGGGCGTTACATTGTCAGACGACAAGGCCGCGATTCTTGACGAGTTGCTGTTCCGATTTGAGGCAGTAAAAGCTGCCGAAGGCCGTAAATACATACTTATGAATGTGCCCCGACAGAAACTCGACGAGGTGCTTGCTATCTTGCCCGGCATGAAGAGTCCTACTGTGTTGCCTTTGGCCAATGCCGACTGGTGTTCTGTCCACTCGGTGCTTGACGAGAAGATGTTCTGGCAGATTGTAAGCCGACTGAAATCGGCTGGAGCCGAGGGAATACTTGCGCTCGACATAGAGAAAATGATACTCTGA
- the rimO gene encoding 30S ribosomal protein S12 methylthiotransferase RimO, producing MTSAKKRIDVVTLGCSKNLVDSERLLAMLRRNGFTPRHDPPEGSSPAPVVVINTCGFIGDAKEESVNTILEYVQAKTEGRLRRLFVMGCLSERYRDELRAEIPEVDEWFGKFDWAGVITRLNGECPAVSSYDRLITTPSHHAYIKIAEGCNRFCAFCAIPLITGRFKSRPVDEILSEVSDLVARGVKEFNVIAQDLSSYGTDFPEGRMALPELIDRMADIPGVEWIRLHYAYPAQFPMEIADVMARRKNVCSYLDIALQHISDNVLANMRRHIDGKATRELLDELRRRVPGIHIRTTLMVGFPGEGEAEFEELLDFVREQRFERMGAFAYCEEDDTYAARNFSDSIPPEVKEERLSRLMAIQEEIAYRSNASKVGRTLRVVIDREDADYYIGRTEWDSPEVDPEVLVKKTCTLHPGEFVDVTVNEALPFELIATPNV from the coding sequence ATGACATCTGCAAAAAAAAGAATTGATGTAGTGACGCTCGGTTGCTCCAAGAATCTTGTCGATTCCGAGCGACTGCTGGCGATGTTGCGCCGCAACGGATTCACACCACGCCACGACCCGCCTGAAGGGAGTAGCCCGGCGCCTGTTGTGGTAATCAACACTTGCGGTTTTATCGGCGATGCCAAAGAAGAATCGGTCAATACCATTCTTGAATATGTACAGGCAAAGACCGAGGGCCGGCTTCGGCGACTATTCGTTATGGGCTGCCTGTCGGAACGTTACCGCGACGAGTTGAGGGCCGAGATTCCCGAGGTTGACGAATGGTTCGGTAAATTTGACTGGGCCGGAGTGATTACGCGTCTCAACGGCGAGTGTCCTGCGGTGTCGAGCTACGACCGTCTTATCACCACGCCCTCTCACCATGCCTACATAAAGATAGCCGAGGGCTGCAACCGCTTCTGTGCGTTCTGCGCTATTCCATTGATTACAGGGCGGTTCAAGTCGCGCCCTGTCGACGAGATACTCAGCGAGGTCAGCGACCTTGTGGCCCGCGGGGTCAAGGAATTCAACGTAATAGCCCAGGACCTTTCGAGCTACGGAACCGATTTTCCCGAGGGGCGTATGGCTCTTCCCGAACTAATCGACCGCATGGCCGATATCCCCGGAGTGGAGTGGATAAGGCTTCATTACGCATATCCCGCACAGTTCCCTATGGAGATAGCCGATGTGATGGCGCGCCGTAAGAATGTATGCAGCTATCTTGATATAGCCTTGCAGCATATCAGCGACAATGTGCTTGCCAATATGCGACGACATATCGATGGCAAGGCCACACGTGAGCTTCTCGACGAGTTGCGCCGCCGTGTGCCGGGCATACATATACGCACCACTCTTATGGTGGGTTTCCCGGGAGAGGGTGAAGCCGAATTCGAGGAACTGCTTGATTTTGTCAGAGAGCAGCGCTTTGAACGCATGGGTGCATTCGCCTACTGCGAGGAGGATGACACATATGCTGCCCGTAATTTCTCCGATTCTATACCACCCGAAGTCAAGGAAGAGCGTCTGTCGAGGCTTATGGCCATACAGGAAGAGATTGCCTACCGGAGCAATGCCTCCAAGGTCGGACGCACACTTCGCGTTGTCATCGACAGGGAGGATGCCGACTACTATATAGGCCGCACGGAGTGGGATTCGCCCGAGGTCGACCCGGAGGTACTTGTCAAAAAAACGTGTACCCTTCATCCCGGTGAATTTGTCGATGTTACTGTAAACGAGGCTCTTCCTTTCGAATTGATAGCAACCCCCAATGTCTGA
- a CDS encoding chorismate-binding protein → MKHPLKESVGNALRRRVPMALYAFPGIDEPYCFFEAATVGTLNDDEHDFGFFYAPFINKGEAPRIIIPCDNTDSMSVDSVGDIRFPVSTEFGLYKEHVSAIAAHHMAQSGGKTVYARRISDPEAVVDWPSMAFDYFSAFPDTFRFMFATPDAGCWLGASPELLIRRDAGSSLLTTMALAGTLRDNTSEWDEKNIEEHDYVTRFILDVFASLGIEAAVSGAEDVRFGSIRHLCHRITAHYSGPIIPLLNALSPTPALSGSPRAEAIDMISLLEGHRSLYGGYVGVNSPSGIRAFVNLRSMNFNHKGGYCLYAGGGITSLSQPSDEWLETEAKSAVLRRCISAHTINPSSAYPNPVYETPS, encoded by the coding sequence ATGAAACACCCTCTTAAAGAATCGGTAGGCAACGCATTGCGCCGCCGTGTTCCGATGGCTCTGTACGCATTTCCCGGAATCGATGAGCCTTACTGTTTCTTTGAAGCTGCCACTGTTGGCACTCTTAACGATGATGAGCATGATTTCGGCTTTTTTTATGCTCCGTTTATCAACAAAGGTGAGGCTCCGCGCATTATCATTCCTTGCGACAATACCGATTCTATGTCCGTAGACTCTGTCGGAGACATTCGATTCCCGGTTTCTACAGAGTTTGGCTTGTACAAGGAGCATGTATCCGCTATTGCAGCGCACCATATGGCACAATCCGGCGGCAAGACTGTGTATGCGCGTCGCATATCCGATCCGGAGGCTGTTGTCGACTGGCCCTCGATGGCTTTCGACTATTTTTCCGCTTTCCCCGACACATTCAGGTTCATGTTTGCCACCCCTGATGCCGGGTGCTGGCTTGGTGCCAGTCCCGAACTCTTGATTCGCCGCGACGCCGGCAGTTCGCTCCTTACCACAATGGCTCTCGCCGGCACTTTACGCGACAATACTTCGGAGTGGGATGAGAAAAATATAGAGGAGCATGACTATGTGACACGTTTCATACTTGATGTTTTCGCCTCGTTAGGAATAGAGGCGGCTGTATCCGGAGCCGAAGATGTGCGGTTCGGCTCCATACGCCATCTGTGCCATCGCATTACCGCACACTATTCCGGGCCAATTATCCCATTGCTTAACGCATTGAGCCCTACGCCGGCTCTTTCCGGCTCTCCTCGCGCCGAGGCCATTGATATGATTTCCTTACTTGAGGGTCACCGCAGTCTGTATGGGGGATATGTCGGTGTCAATTCTCCGTCAGGCATTCGTGCGTTTGTCAATTTGCGCAGTATGAATTTCAATCACAAAGGAGGATATTGCCTGTATGCCGGAGGCGGCATCACTTCATTGTCGCAACCATCCGACGAATGGCTTGAGACCGAGGCCAAAAGTGCTGTCCTGCGCCGGTGCATATCGGCTCATACCATAAATCCATCATCTGCATATCCGAATCCGGTCTATGAAACTCCCTCATGA
- a CDS encoding GDSL-type esterase/lipase family protein: protein MKLPHDPGRASYILLVSLAIVFLVSLLPLGRLSGGVLRDFSLIDDILSEQHRAAGTDIIEDEAPVDSALTAMQRELEAEEKAASADAYTLTIRDDEYIDSVLPADTASVEVQENSPAPTVMPQPIDPRRDGYVAIEDYTPGGTGISRLRNAFSQSRERCVRVAFVGDSYIEGDIFTQDVRSQLQDIYGGAGVGYVNMYSEFPGFRRSVRQSGSGWNVRVAGRKGFMRRYAWLSEQYSVVKAGEAASASYSGVKKVAHASAWSRSTIAFWAPAGGTVRLRANGGAWDTHTMDASEGVRTLSVDSASVRSFEVSVPAGSDVTALGVWLDSYCGVAVDCMSSRGFSGVTLRDISPEVCRALTDAGLGYDFIVLEFGINAMSAGQTDYTSYGKLMAKVVEHIRNCYPNAVIMLMGIGDRGQKQGAEVRSMPSAVHMVDAQRQVARATGILFWDTREAMGGDGAIVSWAGASPPRANKDYIHLNHHGGAVLATEFVKSLKNALNP from the coding sequence ATGAAACTCCCTCATGATCCTGGTCGAGCGTCATATATACTGCTCGTATCTCTCGCTATCGTGTTTCTTGTCTCCCTGTTGCCTTTAGGGAGACTGTCGGGTGGCGTTCTGCGCGATTTTTCGTTAATCGACGATATCTTGTCAGAGCAGCATCGTGCCGCCGGCACCGACATCATTGAGGATGAGGCTCCAGTCGACAGTGCGCTTACAGCCATGCAGCGCGAACTTGAGGCCGAGGAGAAAGCCGCGTCAGCTGATGCATATACCCTGACCATCCGCGACGATGAGTATATTGATTCGGTTTTACCCGCCGATACGGCCTCGGTAGAAGTACAGGAAAATTCTCCCGCACCAACTGTTATGCCTCAGCCTATTGATCCGCGACGCGACGGCTATGTCGCAATCGAAGATTACACCCCCGGCGGAACAGGAATATCGCGCCTACGCAATGCTTTTTCGCAAAGTCGTGAGCGCTGTGTGCGGGTTGCCTTCGTCGGTGATTCCTATATAGAGGGTGACATATTTACTCAGGATGTACGTTCGCAGCTTCAGGATATCTATGGCGGCGCCGGAGTGGGGTATGTCAACATGTATAGCGAATTTCCCGGCTTCCGTCGCTCTGTGCGCCAGAGCGGTAGCGGGTGGAATGTACGCGTAGCAGGGCGCAAGGGATTTATGCGCCGGTATGCTTGGCTTAGCGAGCAGTATTCTGTGGTAAAAGCCGGAGAGGCAGCTTCCGCAAGTTATTCAGGTGTTAAGAAGGTGGCGCATGCATCGGCATGGTCACGTTCTACGATAGCATTCTGGGCCCCAGCAGGGGGCACCGTAAGGTTGCGCGCAAACGGCGGTGCTTGGGATACACATACGATGGATGCGTCTGAAGGTGTCCGCACTCTCAGTGTCGACAGTGCTTCAGTACGGTCGTTCGAAGTCAGTGTGCCTGCAGGAAGTGATGTCACCGCTCTCGGTGTATGGCTTGACTCGTATTGCGGCGTTGCAGTCGATTGTATGTCGTCGCGCGGCTTCTCAGGAGTTACGCTTCGCGATATTTCTCCCGAAGTGTGCCGAGCGCTCACCGATGCCGGCCTGGGCTACGACTTTATTGTGCTTGAATTCGGCATCAACGCCATGTCAGCTGGCCAGACCGATTATACTTCCTATGGAAAACTCATGGCCAAGGTCGTAGAGCATATCCGTAATTGTTATCCCAATGCCGTGATAATGCTTATGGGTATCGGCGACCGCGGACAAAAACAGGGCGCGGAAGTCCGCTCTATGCCGTCGGCTGTACATATGGTGGATGCACAGCGCCAGGTGGCGCGCGCAACCGGCATTCTGTTTTGGGATACCAGAGAGGCCATGGGAGGCGACGGTGCCATTGTGTCGTGGGCAGGAGCATCACCGCCGCGTGCCAACAAGGACTATATCCACCTCAATCACCATGGTGGTGCGGTACTTGCAACTGAATTTGTAAAATCACTTAAAAATGCACTCAATCCTTAA
- a CDS encoding GDSL-type esterase/lipase family protein has protein sequence MHSILKYILCVAVAVSAGYLPGGAQQLSSETSDDDADIRINPEVDYRQTVDDEEKIEIPSFIKRDADTIRMNGADWSVLRHRLAHADSSRVSIVHIGDSHLQADMATSVVRRRLQSVYGDAGRGLVTPLKMAGTNEPRDYALKGIDGVWVSSKLMKRPWATRMGFTGVSATPMSGKGVIEVSTLSRNDTPQLFDRIVLFHSAQPEIEPSVPFVADAVNGDSLMSVVTLPKPVSIIGLDIELPAEEAVYGMSLEREIPGGLLYHVIGNNGAAYTSYNGIDGFGSGVALLEPSLIVVSLGANEAFCRMTADEMYSSIGVMVRNLQMECPGAQILLTTPMECQRSTMVRRKGRRRRVRSYSVNPRVSAMREVILRYGRDHGIPTYDFYEVAGGAGASAKWISDGMMARDRIHNSAKGYSVQGELLYEALRKAFSAE, from the coding sequence ATGCACTCAATCCTTAAATATATATTATGTGTGGCTGTAGCAGTCTCGGCCGGATATTTGCCGGGGGGCGCACAGCAGCTCTCGTCGGAGACATCCGACGATGATGCGGACATCCGCATCAATCCTGAAGTCGATTACAGGCAGACAGTCGACGACGAGGAAAAAATCGAGATACCGTCTTTTATAAAAAGAGACGCCGACACCATACGTATGAATGGCGCCGACTGGAGTGTGTTGCGTCACAGGCTTGCCCATGCCGATTCCTCGCGTGTCAGTATTGTGCATATAGGCGATTCTCATCTGCAGGCTGACATGGCGACCTCGGTTGTGCGCCGCCGGTTGCAGTCGGTATATGGCGATGCCGGACGCGGACTTGTGACTCCATTGAAGATGGCCGGTACAAATGAGCCGAGAGATTATGCCCTTAAGGGTATTGACGGGGTGTGGGTGTCGTCAAAACTTATGAAGCGTCCATGGGCTACCCGTATGGGATTTACCGGAGTATCCGCCACGCCAATGTCGGGAAAAGGTGTGATAGAGGTGTCCACACTGTCGCGTAACGATACTCCGCAATTATTTGACCGAATAGTGCTCTTCCACAGTGCACAACCGGAAATAGAACCCTCGGTACCGTTCGTGGCCGATGCGGTGAATGGCGATTCACTCATGTCGGTTGTGACTCTTCCCAAGCCGGTGTCTATTATTGGTCTGGATATCGAGCTCCCTGCTGAGGAGGCTGTATACGGTATGTCGCTCGAACGTGAGATACCGGGCGGTTTGCTTTACCATGTTATCGGTAATAACGGAGCGGCCTATACGAGCTATAATGGCATAGATGGCTTCGGCTCCGGTGTCGCTCTTCTGGAGCCATCTCTCATTGTGGTAAGTCTTGGCGCCAACGAGGCATTCTGCCGTATGACAGCCGATGAGATGTACAGCTCCATCGGAGTGATGGTAAGGAATCTTCAGATGGAATGTCCCGGGGCGCAGATTCTACTCACTACGCCGATGGAATGTCAGCGCTCTACTATGGTGAGAAGGAAAGGACGCCGCAGGCGTGTGCGCTCTTACTCCGTTAATCCGCGTGTATCAGCAATGCGCGAGGTAATATTGCGTTACGGTCGTGACCACGGCATACCTACATATGATTTCTATGAAGTGGCCGGAGGCGCAGGCGCGTCGGCAAAATGGATTTCCGACGGCATGATGGCCCGCGACCGCATCCATAATTCCGCAAAAGGCTACAGTGTGCAGGGCGAGTTGCTTTACGAGGCCCTGAGAAAAGCATTTTCGGCTGAGTAG
- a CDS encoding outer membrane beta-barrel protein: MKKLLLTAALTAATIAGASAQSTIFNNPDNEAYFGIRAMYNLKCPGDMKFDNVGKIGLLGKGSGVGVGLIYNVPMVANLYIEPGLTLYYNTESIKAMGSMVDTDGALFDVEHASMRKFGFRVPLMFGYHFDFTPDIKVSVFTGPELDVGFSNDQYMTVSVANQELHAAPSAYGDNAIISMHRCNCNWKFGAGLSYDHYYLGVGGGIGILNMSDIKYSTLYENYFEVSLGYNF; the protein is encoded by the coding sequence ATGAAGAAGCTACTACTGACGGCAGCACTCACAGCCGCCACCATTGCCGGCGCAAGCGCCCAAAGCACCATCTTCAACAACCCCGACAATGAGGCATACTTCGGCATACGAGCCATGTATAACCTAAAGTGTCCCGGCGACATGAAATTCGACAACGTAGGCAAAATCGGTCTGCTCGGCAAGGGCTCAGGCGTAGGTGTCGGCTTAATATACAATGTGCCGATGGTTGCCAATCTCTATATCGAGCCGGGTCTCACCCTCTATTACAACACCGAGTCAATAAAAGCGATGGGCAGCATGGTAGACACCGATGGAGCCCTGTTCGACGTGGAGCATGCATCCATGCGCAAATTCGGATTCAGAGTGCCATTGATGTTTGGCTACCACTTCGACTTCACTCCCGACATAAAGGTAAGCGTATTTACCGGCCCGGAACTTGACGTAGGATTCTCCAACGACCAATATATGACCGTAAGCGTAGCCAACCAGGAACTGCATGCAGCCCCGTCGGCCTACGGCGATAATGCAATCATATCGATGCATCGCTGCAACTGCAACTGGAAATTCGGTGCAGGCCTATCCTATGACCACTACTATCTCGGAGTCGGCGGTGGAATCGGCATACTCAACATGAGCGATATAAAGTACTCTACCCTTTACGAA
- the ftsY gene encoding signal recognition particle-docking protein FtsY yields the protein MGFFNFFSKEKKETLDKGLERTKQGVFSKLARAIAGKSKIDDEILDNLEEVFITSDVGVETTLKIIERIEKRVARDKYVNSSELNSLLCEEITDLLAENNNESSLPDFTVPADHQPHVIMVVGVNGVGKTTTIGKLASQFKKAGNKVVLGAADTFRAAAIEQLDVWGERAGVPVIKQKLGSDPASVAYDTLQSAKATGANVVIIDTAGRLHNKKGLMDELTKIRNVMQKVVPDAPHEVLLVLDGSTGQNAFEQARQFVAATSVNELAITKLDGTAKGGVVIGISDQFRIPVKYIGLGEGIDDLQVFHKKEFVESLFGNAG from the coding sequence ATGGGCTTTTTCAATTTCTTCTCAAAAGAGAAAAAGGAGACTCTCGACAAAGGGCTTGAACGCACCAAGCAGGGGGTGTTCTCAAAGTTGGCACGTGCCATAGCCGGCAAATCAAAAATCGACGACGAGATTCTCGACAATCTCGAAGAGGTGTTCATAACCTCTGATGTAGGCGTGGAGACCACGCTTAAGATTATCGAGCGTATCGAGAAACGTGTAGCCCGCGACAAATATGTCAACTCTTCGGAGCTCAATTCGCTGCTTTGTGAGGAAATCACCGATCTTCTTGCAGAAAACAACAACGAATCGTCGTTGCCCGACTTTACTGTCCCTGCCGACCACCAGCCTCATGTGATAATGGTAGTAGGCGTAAACGGTGTGGGCAAGACCACTACTATAGGAAAACTCGCCTCACAGTTCAAGAAAGCCGGCAATAAGGTGGTGCTTGGTGCCGCCGATACATTCCGTGCCGCCGCCATCGAGCAACTTGACGTATGGGGTGAGCGTGCCGGAGTGCCCGTAATCAAGCAGAAACTTGGCAGCGACCCTGCATCCGTGGCCTACGACACCCTGCAAAGTGCCAAGGCTACCGGAGCCAATGTCGTAATAATCGACACCGCCGGCCGTCTGCATAACAAAAAAGGGCTCATGGACGAGCTTACCAAGATACGCAATGTGATGCAGAAAGTAGTGCCCGACGCACCCCACGAGGTGCTCCTTGTGCTTGATGGCTCTACCGGACAGAATGCTTTCGAGCAGGCTCGCCAGTTTGTGGCCGCTACTTCGGTCAACGAACTGGCCATAACCAAGCTCGATGGTACAGCCAAGGGCGGCGTTGTAATCGGCATAAGCGACCAGTTCCGCATCCCGGTAAAATATATAGGCCTTGGAGAGGGCATTGACGACCTGCAGGTTTTCCATAAGAAAGAATTTGTAGAGTCGCTCTTCGGCAATGCCGGATGA
- a CDS encoding MBOAT family O-acyltransferase has product MSQLEIVTPLHHIWEVISSWIDTERLRAVMLFDPVNPLLFNTGLFLLLAVAFFFLYRLLSRWSGARMVCIILFSLYFYYKSSAECCFILLGVCLSDYLLGIILGNVRNRILRRCIVAVNVIVNIGMLVYFKYLNLIFSTFASIGGTDFDALDIILPAGISFFTFRSISYIVDIYRGTLRPATNLLDYIFFLTFFPPLLAGPVVRAADMLPQIKRRPVATRAMVGAGLFLIICGLIKKVIVADYISGNFVDRVFDNPALYTGLENLLALYGFTLQLYCDFSGYSDMAIGLALLLGFSFKDNFNAPFKSQSPTEWWRRWHISLSTWLRDYLYIPMGGSRCSVKRSYANQFNTMLLGGLWHGASWMYIIWGAWNGILLVVHKALRKAFPAPPGVRRDQWWRRVANIFLTFNLMAVGFMFFRARSMEHVGQMVGQIFTNFHVSVAPQLIEGYLAVMLLMLAGYLMHFAPRRWSDTLRDHYIALRPIWQAVILAIVLLVIIQVRSSRIVPFIYLQY; this is encoded by the coding sequence ATGTCACAGCTTGAGATTGTCACACCGCTTCATCATATATGGGAAGTAATATCGTCGTGGATAGATACCGAGCGACTGCGTGCGGTAATGCTCTTTGATCCGGTCAATCCTCTGCTATTCAATACCGGTCTGTTCCTTCTGCTGGCAGTGGCGTTTTTCTTCCTCTACCGGCTGCTCAGCCGATGGTCGGGAGCAAGAATGGTATGTATCATACTCTTCTCGCTGTATTTCTATTATAAATCAAGCGCCGAGTGCTGTTTCATACTGCTTGGCGTATGCCTGTCCGACTATCTGCTCGGAATCATTCTTGGCAATGTGCGCAACCGCATTTTGCGTCGTTGCATAGTGGCCGTTAATGTGATAGTCAATATAGGCATGCTGGTTTATTTCAAGTATCTCAATCTTATATTCTCCACATTCGCTTCGATAGGTGGCACTGATTTTGATGCCCTCGACATAATTCTCCCTGCCGGCATATCATTTTTTACTTTCCGCTCGATAAGCTATATCGTGGATATATACCGCGGCACATTGCGTCCCGCTACCAATCTGCTCGACTATATATTTTTCCTCACATTCTTTCCTCCGTTGCTGGCCGGGCCGGTTGTGAGAGCAGCCGACATGTTACCGCAGATTAAGCGTCGTCCGGTGGCCACACGCGCCATGGTCGGGGCCGGTCTGTTTCTTATCATATGCGGCCTGATAAAAAAAGTCATTGTCGCCGATTATATCAGCGGCAATTTTGTCGACCGTGTGTTTGACAATCCAGCCTTGTATACCGGTCTGGAGAATCTGCTTGCTTTATATGGGTTCACTCTACAGTTGTATTGCGATTTCTCGGGTTATTCGGATATGGCTATCGGACTGGCCCTGTTGCTGGGATTCTCATTTAAGGACAATTTCAATGCTCCGTTTAAGTCGCAGAGTCCCACGGAATGGTGGCGTCGGTGGCATATATCTCTGTCGACATGGCTGCGCGATTATCTGTATATTCCTATGGGAGGCAGCCGTTGCTCCGTAAAGCGCTCTTATGCCAACCAGTTCAATACGATGCTGCTCGGAGGTCTGTGGCACGGAGCATCGTGGATGTATATCATCTGGGGCGCCTGGAACGGTATCCTTCTGGTCGTACACAAAGCCCTGCGCAAGGCGTTTCCCGCTCCTCCCGGTGTAAGACGCGACCAGTGGTGGCGGCGTGTGGCCAATATATTCCTTACATTCAATCTGATGGCTGTCGGATTCATGTTCTTCCGTGCGCGCTCAATGGAGCATGTCGGGCAGATGGTCGGACAGATATTCACAAATTTCCATGTGTCGGTGGCTCCACAGCTCATCGAGGGATACCTTGCTGTAATGCTCCTGATGCTTGCCGGCTATCTGATGCATTTTGCACCGCGCCGCTGGTCGGATACTCTCCGCGACCACTATATTGCTCTTAGGCCGATATGGCAGGCGGTGATTCTCGCTATCGTGCTTCTGGTTATTATACAGGTGCGCTCGTCGCGTATAGTTCCTTTCATATATCTACAGTATTAG